In Prosthecochloris sp. GSB1, the following proteins share a genomic window:
- a CDS encoding ammonium transporter produces the protein MGKKAISSLLVLLAMLVAGTARASDAATDSGTTAWMLTATTLVLLMVPGLAMFYGGLVRTKNVLGTMMHSFAAMVIIGVLWPAVGYALSFGPGVLGGLVGWNPDYVFLNGIDDSIMEAGIPEYVFAMFQGKFAIIAPALIAGAFAERVSFRGYILFIALWSVAVYSPICHWVWAEDGFLFNMGPAGAIDFAGGTVVHISSGISALVAAFFLGARRGYPKNVMHPNNLVMTLIGAGLLWVGWFGFNAGSAVASDLDTGRALTVTQIAAASGAFAWMMIEAALYKKATSLGVVSGILAGLVAITPAAGVVQPAGAIIIGFVASVFCFLAIQVKNRAGYDDSLDAFGIHGVGGIVGAIVLTFFIRESWMAEAAAAAGGSWTVWQQLGVQAAAVLITIVYAAFVTLVLLFIIEKTVGFRLKETEEMSGLDHSLHGEHGYGLINLN, from the coding sequence ATGGGGAAAAAGGCGATCAGCAGTCTGCTCGTGCTGCTGGCAATGCTCGTGGCCGGTACCGCAAGGGCTTCTGACGCAGCTACGGATTCGGGCACGACGGCCTGGATGCTTACGGCAACGACCCTGGTGTTGCTGATGGTGCCCGGTCTTGCCATGTTCTACGGCGGGCTGGTGAGGACGAAAAACGTTCTCGGGACCATGATGCACAGTTTCGCGGCAATGGTGATCATAGGTGTTCTCTGGCCCGCCGTCGGGTATGCGCTGAGTTTCGGCCCTGGGGTTCTCGGGGGCCTTGTGGGATGGAATCCGGATTATGTCTTTCTCAACGGCATTGACGATTCAATCATGGAGGCAGGTATTCCGGAATATGTCTTCGCCATGTTCCAGGGAAAATTCGCCATTATCGCTCCGGCGCTCATCGCGGGGGCCTTTGCCGAGCGAGTGAGCTTCAGGGGGTATATTCTCTTTATCGCTCTTTGGAGCGTCGCTGTCTACAGTCCTATCTGTCACTGGGTATGGGCCGAGGACGGTTTTCTGTTCAACATGGGGCCGGCCGGCGCCATCGATTTCGCAGGGGGAACCGTTGTGCATATTTCCTCGGGAATCAGCGCCCTCGTCGCCGCCTTTTTCCTCGGGGCGAGGCGCGGGTATCCCAAAAACGTGATGCACCCCAATAATCTCGTCATGACGCTAATCGGTGCGGGTCTGCTCTGGGTCGGATGGTTCGGTTTCAACGCGGGCAGCGCCGTGGCAAGCGACCTCGATACCGGCAGGGCGCTTACCGTGACGCAGATTGCGGCTGCCTCCGGGGCATTCGCCTGGATGATGATCGAGGCCGCATTGTACAAGAAAGCCACCAGTCTCGGTGTCGTTTCAGGCATTCTCGCCGGGCTCGTCGCGATCACTCCCGCCGCGGGAGTCGTGCAGCCCGCGGGTGCGATAATCATCGGTTTCGTCGCCTCTGTTTTCTGCTTTCTCGCGATTCAGGTCAAGAACCGCGCAGGCTATGACGATAGTCTGGACGCTTTCGGGATTCATGGCGTCGGAGGTATCGTTGGCGCCATCGTATTGACCTTCTTCATCCGTGAAAGCTGGATGGCCGAAGCCGCCGCGGCGGCCGGGGGAAGCTGGACCGTATGGCAGCAACTCGGAGTGCAGGCAGCGGCCGTGCTGATCACGATCGTCTACGCGGCTTTCGTAACCCTGGTGTTGCTCTTCATTATCGAGAAAACCGTCGGGTTCAGGCTGAAAGAGACGGAGGAAATGTCGGGTCTCGATCACAGCCTGCATGGCGAGCACGGGTATGGACTCATCAACCTTAACTAA
- a CDS encoding P-II family nitrogen regulator, with the protein MKLITAIIQEEKLDPVREALIQADITRISVSRISGHGRQEDIDIYRGRKIAPNLIPKIRIEIAVNEDFVDTAIDTIVDSARHGEGSVGDGKIFVTPLEQCVRIRTNERGGSAI; encoded by the coding sequence ATGAAGCTGATCACGGCTATAATCCAGGAGGAGAAACTGGACCCTGTTCGCGAGGCGCTCATTCAGGCCGATATCACCAGGATATCGGTGAGCAGGATCTCCGGTCACGGCCGTCAGGAAGACATCGATATTTACCGTGGCCGTAAAATCGCACCTAACCTGATACCGAAAATCCGTATAGAGATCGCCGTCAATGAAGACTTTGTCGACACGGCGATCGATACCATCGTCGACTCGGCCCGGCATGGAGAGGGATCGGTCGGCGACGGCAAAATTTTCGTCACGCCTCTCGAACAGTGCGTCAGGATACGGACCAACGAACGGGGAGGAAGCGCTATTTAG
- a CDS encoding C1 family peptidase, which yields MIPKHVCVNLEGYAWSLGTGWLPPMPDLRDYTTETPEIAEMAKKLKLKQGVKSLKSAVPDKADLREWCSPVENQGAIGSCTAHAASGVIEYFQRRAYEEHLEASRLFIYKTTRNLMGVTGDTGGWLRNTMGALVLCGVPLEKYWEYTDVDPDFDEEPSSFVYAVADNFEALKYFCHDPLGANVEKTAVLESVKSFIAAGVPSMFGFFGFPSFSETAEDGGIPFPCENEQAEWGHAIVAVGYDDKKELGNPRCGRKTKGALLIRNSWGKEWGENGYGWLPYEYVLQGLAQDFWSILSMGWVDTKQFGL from the coding sequence ATGATTCCCAAACATGTCTGCGTGAACCTCGAAGGCTATGCATGGAGTCTCGGTACGGGATGGCTGCCGCCCATGCCCGATCTCAGGGACTATACGACCGAGACCCCGGAGATCGCCGAAATGGCGAAAAAGCTCAAGCTGAAACAGGGCGTGAAATCGCTGAAATCCGCCGTTCCCGACAAGGCGGATCTGAGGGAGTGGTGCTCTCCTGTCGAAAACCAGGGGGCAATCGGGTCTTGCACCGCGCATGCGGCATCGGGCGTGATCGAGTATTTTCAGCGCAGGGCATACGAAGAGCATCTTGAAGCTTCACGCCTGTTCATCTACAAGACCACCCGCAATCTCATGGGCGTGACGGGCGATACCGGAGGCTGGCTGCGTAACACCATGGGGGCGTTGGTGCTTTGCGGCGTTCCGCTCGAAAAATATTGGGAGTATACCGATGTCGATCCGGATTTCGACGAGGAGCCCTCGTCGTTTGTCTATGCGGTTGCCGACAACTTCGAGGCGCTGAAATATTTCTGTCACGATCCGCTCGGGGCGAACGTCGAGAAAACAGCCGTGCTGGAGAGCGTCAAGAGTTTCATCGCCGCAGGCGTGCCTTCCATGTTCGGTTTCTTCGGGTTTCCGTCGTTCAGCGAGACGGCCGAAGACGGCGGCATCCCCTTTCCGTGCGAGAACGAGCAGGCCGAATGGGGCCACGCCATCGTCGCCGTAGGCTACGACGACAAAAAGGAGCTCGGCAATCCGCGCTGCGGCAGGAAAACGAAGGGCGCTCTCCTTATCCGGAACTCGTGGGGAAAGGAGTGGGGCGAAAACGGCTACGGCTGGCTGCCATACGAATACGTGCTCCAGGGCCTCGCACAGGATTTCTGGTCGATTCTCAGCATGGGGTGGGTAGACACGAAGCAGTTCGGATTGTAG
- a CDS encoding tetratricopeptide repeat protein, whose translation MQRLFPFFLALLLGFCASAPQALADSAKKSYDKGYKRHMQGNYRSAIDHYSKAIDRRSEYVQAYQMRAAAWHSLNDHKRAAKDYSKVIQLGKTSFRAVGHFNRGVVYYDSGRYVDAIVDFTSALSLDHRMGMAYLFRGIAKSKIGDRKGQVEDFALAARYGDFEIREMLEKHAPHTLKK comes from the coding sequence ATGCAACGATTGTTTCCTTTTTTTCTGGCCCTCCTCCTGGGATTCTGCGCATCCGCTCCGCAGGCTCTGGCGGATTCCGCGAAAAAGTCCTACGACAAGGGCTATAAGCGACACATGCAGGGCAACTACCGCTCGGCCATCGACCACTACTCGAAAGCCATCGACCGCAGATCAGAATATGTGCAGGCCTATCAGATGCGCGCAGCCGCATGGCATTCGCTCAACGACCACAAGCGGGCCGCCAAGGACTACTCCAAGGTTATTCAGCTGGGCAAGACATCGTTCCGGGCCGTCGGACATTTCAACAGGGGAGTGGTCTACTACGACAGCGGGCGCTATGTCGACGCGATCGTCGATTTCACCTCGGCGCTCAGCCTCGATCACCGCATGGGCATGGCGTATCTTTTCCGGGGTATCGCCAAGAGTAAAATCGGCGACCGGAAAGGGCAGGTGGAGGATTTCGCACTCGCCGCCCGTTACGGCGATTTCGAGATTCGCGAAATGCTCGAAAAGCACGCCCCGCATACGCTGAAGAAGTAA
- a CDS encoding segregation and condensation protein A encodes MFRISLEEFEGPLDLLLFFIKRDELDIYNIPISRITRDFIEYIHAMRSLNLEVAAEFIYMASLLMSIKARMLLPREAPEDGDASEFDPRTELVERLLEYKRIKEGAEGMRSLEEIRAAMFPRGAVESFDPEVIDELDEPVNRPTLYQLIMTYKSILDNMPKVKVQNVQEAPVTIEEQIELILSKLDERVQVSFRGVLEGVHDRLVLVVTFLAVLELCRGQQVVVIVKDGYDDFWMSRKQGV; translated from the coding sequence ATGTTCCGGATCAGTCTCGAAGAGTTCGAAGGCCCCCTCGACCTGCTGCTGTTTTTCATCAAGCGGGACGAACTCGATATCTACAACATCCCGATCTCGCGGATTACGCGGGACTTCATCGAGTATATTCACGCCATGCGGAGCCTCAACCTCGAGGTCGCCGCGGAGTTCATCTACATGGCTTCGCTGCTCATGAGCATCAAGGCCCGGATGCTTCTTCCGAGGGAGGCGCCGGAAGACGGCGACGCCTCGGAATTCGATCCGAGGACCGAGCTCGTGGAGCGCCTGCTGGAGTACAAGCGTATCAAGGAGGGTGCGGAAGGCATGCGTTCGCTCGAAGAGATCCGGGCCGCCATGTTTCCCAGGGGAGCCGTCGAATCCTTCGATCCGGAGGTGATCGACGAGCTCGACGAGCCGGTCAACCGCCCGACGCTTTACCAGCTTATCATGACTTACAAGTCGATCTTGGACAACATGCCCAAAGTCAAGGTGCAGAACGTGCAGGAAGCGCCCGTTACCATCGAAGAACAGATCGAGTTGATCCTCTCGAAACTCGACGAACGCGTGCAGGTCTCGTTCAGGGGTGTGCTCGAAGGCGTTCACGACCGTCTTGTGCTCGTCGTGACCTTCCTCGCCGTGCTCGAACTCTGCCGCGGCCAGCAGGTCGTGGTGATCGTCAAGGACGGGTACGACGATTTCTGGATGTCGAGGAAGCAGGGGGTGTAG
- a CDS encoding DUF1015 domain-containing protein: MPEIIPFKGLRYDPETAGDMAGILCPPYDIIPSAMQHELYERSPYNAVRLELPVEDDPYGAAAERIAGWLTEGALVQDDEAALYPYYQTYADPDGKEYTRKGFFCALRLYEFEEKQVLPHERTLSGPKKDRLNLFSRTRTNISGIFGLYADEALQADKLIDDFVSETTPLVDAEFQGVRNRLWKIVDHELVARVQQVLLDRQVYIADGHHRYETGVTYRNRRREENPVHTGNEPYNFILTYLANVYDEGLIIFPLHRMVHNLPEFNPGYLLSKLEEHFTIQPLDDRSDLKRYLDAEDSSHAFGVVSEKGVYGIRLKGSPDTVLGDAVSAPLQQLGVVVLHEVILQRILGIGLEAMRSQTNLVYTEDDREVFDGVKQGDVQVGFIVKPTTVRQVLDISGEGEVMPQKSTYFYPKIMTGLVMHRL, encoded by the coding sequence ATGCCAGAAATCATTCCGTTCAAGGGTCTGCGTTACGACCCTGAAACCGCCGGCGACATGGCGGGTATTCTCTGCCCGCCCTACGACATCATTCCTTCCGCCATGCAGCACGAACTGTACGAGCGGTCGCCCTACAACGCGGTGCGCCTCGAGCTGCCGGTGGAAGACGATCCCTACGGCGCGGCGGCGGAGCGGATTGCCGGGTGGCTGACGGAGGGGGCGCTCGTGCAGGACGACGAGGCCGCGCTCTATCCCTATTATCAGACCTATGCCGATCCTGATGGGAAGGAGTACACGCGCAAGGGTTTTTTCTGCGCGCTCCGGCTCTACGAGTTCGAAGAAAAGCAGGTGCTGCCGCACGAGCGGACGCTTTCCGGGCCGAAGAAGGACCGCCTGAACCTTTTCAGTCGTACCCGGACGAACATCAGCGGCATTTTCGGCCTCTATGCCGACGAGGCGCTTCAGGCGGACAAGCTGATCGACGACTTCGTTTCCGAAACCACGCCGCTGGTCGACGCGGAATTCCAGGGTGTGCGAAACAGGCTGTGGAAGATAGTCGATCACGAGCTGGTCGCCAGGGTGCAGCAGGTACTGCTCGACCGCCAGGTCTATATCGCTGACGGGCATCACCGTTACGAGACCGGCGTGACCTACCGCAACCGGCGGAGAGAGGAAAATCCCGTTCATACCGGCAACGAACCCTACAATTTCATCCTCACCTATCTTGCCAATGTCTACGACGAGGGTCTCATCATTTTTCCGTTGCACAGGATGGTGCATAACCTGCCGGAGTTCAATCCCGGATATCTTCTTTCGAAGCTGGAGGAGCATTTCACGATTCAGCCGCTCGATGACCGGAGCGATCTGAAGCGCTATCTCGATGCAGAGGATTCAAGTCACGCCTTCGGCGTGGTGAGCGAAAAGGGGGTCTACGGCATCCGTCTGAAGGGTTCTCCGGATACCGTTCTCGGCGATGCCGTCTCCGCCCCTTTGCAGCAGCTCGGGGTGGTGGTGCTGCACGAAGTCATTCTTCAGCGAATCCTCGGCATCGGGCTCGAAGCCATGCGGAGCCAGACGAACCTCGTCTATACCGAGGACGATCGCGAGGTGTTCGACGGCGTGAAACAGGGCGACGTGCAGGTCGGGTTCATCGTCAAGCCGACGACCGTCCGGCAGGTGCTCGACATCTCGGGCGAAGGTGAGGTGATGCCGCAGAAGTCGACCTATTTTTATCCGAAGATCATGACGGGCCTGGTCATGCACCGGTTGTAG
- the tsaE gene encoding tRNA (adenosine(37)-N6)-threonylcarbamoyltransferase complex ATPase subunit type 1 TsaE, with product MIREFHSRSVEETREYARQFATGLRPGDVVCLSGTLGAGKTEFMRGISQVFNCEEQLSSPTFSIFNVYGGSLRGEPVTLHHFDLYRIESPEELDALGFEEYLYGPFISVVEWGEKFPEALPGNAKKVFIESAGETERRIVLSC from the coding sequence ATGATCAGAGAATTCCACTCCCGTTCGGTCGAGGAGACGCGTGAATACGCCCGGCAGTTTGCGACCGGACTGCGGCCGGGCGATGTCGTCTGCCTGAGCGGTACGTTGGGGGCGGGAAAGACGGAGTTCATGCGCGGAATCTCGCAGGTGTTCAATTGCGAGGAACAGCTCTCGAGTCCCACGTTTTCCATCTTCAACGTCTACGGCGGCTCGTTGCGGGGCGAGCCGGTCACGCTGCACCATTTCGACCTCTACCGTATCGAATCCCCCGAAGAACTCGATGCCCTCGGTTTCGAGGAATACCTCTACGGCCCCTTCATCTCGGTAGTGGAATGGGGCGAAAAATTTCCGGAAGCGCTTCCCGGTAACGCGAAAAAAGTTTTTATTGAATCGGCCGGAGAAACCGAACGGCGTATCGTTCTTTCGTGTTGA
- the tsaB gene encoding tRNA (adenosine(37)-N6)-threonylcarbamoyltransferase complex dimerization subunit type 1 TsaB, whose amino-acid sequence MTFFRKILAIECTHQCISVAVSLPDGVVVRTLHEWRRTAESIVPLVDSVLAESGLVREAIDAVAVSSGPGSFTALRIGMATAKGIAFGTGCPLVPVSTIEALAFSALGQVRDGLLIPVVPARKGEFYYALYSPDGDAVREMSPVTYVPVTVLKDVFMGMKEPRVFVARDTGPLEALAEEIGADLLQADFFTAASLLPFAEKKLSSGKPPSLESVTPDYQQKFRSGG is encoded by the coding sequence TTGACTTTTTTCCGGAAGATTCTCGCGATCGAGTGTACGCACCAGTGCATCAGCGTTGCGGTCTCGCTGCCTGACGGCGTTGTGGTGCGTACGCTGCATGAATGGCGCCGCACAGCGGAGTCGATCGTGCCGCTCGTGGATTCGGTGTTGGCCGAAAGCGGCCTCGTGCGCGAGGCGATTGACGCGGTGGCGGTTTCTTCGGGCCCCGGTTCTTTTACGGCTCTTCGCATCGGCATGGCCACCGCGAAAGGCATCGCATTCGGAACAGGCTGTCCGCTCGTGCCGGTTTCGACCATCGAGGCGCTTGCGTTTTCCGCTCTCGGGCAGGTTCGGGACGGTCTCCTGATACCGGTCGTTCCTGCCCGGAAAGGAGAATTCTATTACGCGTTGTATTCACCGGACGGTGACGCTGTGCGGGAGATGTCGCCGGTCACGTATGTTCCTGTTACGGTTCTCAAGGATGTTTTCATGGGCATGAAGGAGCCGCGCGTATTCGTTGCGCGTGATACGGGGCCGCTTGAAGCGCTTGCCGAAGAAATCGGAGCGGATCTGCTGCAGGCCGATTTTTTCACGGCGGCGTCGCTGCTTCCCTTTGCGGAGAAAAAGCTGTCTTCGGGAAAGCCGCCGTCTCTCGAATCAGTGACTCCCGATTATCAGCAGAAGTTTCGATCGGGCGGATGA
- the rsfS gene encoding ribosome silencing factor gives MAEVRSDERKAVQDGEGVREVSTSELLANRAAELSLEKKCEEVMILDVRGLTSVTDFFVIASADSERKVKAAYEYIVDELKHDDERPLNVEGTDLLHWVLLDYVDVVIHIFMPDERRFYDLESLWSDAPRQTLKASGEALSAED, from the coding sequence ATGGCAGAGGTAAGGAGCGACGAGCGCAAGGCGGTACAGGATGGCGAAGGGGTGAGAGAGGTTTCGACGAGCGAATTACTCGCTAACCGGGCGGCAGAACTGTCTCTCGAAAAGAAGTGCGAGGAGGTCATGATTCTCGACGTCCGCGGCCTGACAAGCGTGACGGATTTCTTTGTCATCGCTTCCGCGGATTCCGAGCGAAAGGTCAAAGCTGCATACGAGTATATCGTCGACGAGCTCAAGCACGACGACGAACGTCCCCTTAATGTCGAGGGAACCGATCTGCTTCACTGGGTCCTCCTCGATTACGTCGATGTCGTGATCCATATTTTCATGCCTGACGAGAGGCGTTTCTACGATCTCGAGTCCTTGTGGTCGGACGCTCCGAGGCAGACGCTGAAAGCTTCCGGCGAGGCCCTTTCGGCTGAAGATTGA
- a CDS encoding CDGSH iron-sulfur domain-containing protein, whose translation MEQRKEPYILHEEPGLKKYCACGLSKNLPYCDGSHHGTGMHSFKVEIEEAKTVAICGCGQSKNRPFCDGTHSTLQ comes from the coding sequence ATGGAGCAGAGAAAGGAGCCGTACATACTGCACGAGGAGCCCGGGTTGAAGAAGTATTGCGCCTGCGGCCTTTCGAAAAATCTTCCCTATTGCGACGGTTCCCACCACGGTACCGGCATGCATTCCTTCAAGGTTGAGATCGAGGAGGCGAAAACGGTTGCTATCTGCGGCTGCGGGCAGTCGAAGAACAGGCCGTTCTGCGACGGTACCCACAGCACGCTTCAGTAG
- a CDS encoding CTP synthase, translated as MARPKNVKHIFVTGGVVSSLGKGILSASLGLLLKSRGLRVAIQKFDPYINVDPGTMSPYQHGEVYVTDDGAETDLDLGHYERFLDEPTSQASNLTMGRVYKSVIDKERQGEYLGGTVQVVPHVIDEIKERMNEQARNGSLDVLITEIGGTIGDIESLPFLEAMRQMKLELGPRNLLNIHLTLVPYIKAACELKTKPTQHSVKMLLETGIQPDILVCRSEKPLSREIKNKVGHFCNLHESDVIGLNDCDTIYGVPLMLLAEQLDKRVLKKLNVKKYKEPELAYWRDFINKVKHPTDGEVTIAICGKYTEYPDAYKSILEAFVHAGAVNNVRVNVRLVRAEDAEENGHDVDDALKGVHGVLVAPGFGDRGIEGKIRFIQYARENNIPFLGICLGMQCASIEFARNVCDLTEANSTEFNRRCRQPVIDLMEHQKKVKEKGGTMRLGSYPCILKEGSKAYQAYGKFLINERHRHRYEFNNDFRAAFEEHGMVFSGTSPNGELVEIIELMNHRWFVGVQFHPEYKSRVHSVHALFKGFVGAAREFALGARQLSFEPGPLPLEQPVNEDAG; from the coding sequence ATGGCACGACCTAAAAACGTTAAGCATATCTTTGTTACCGGCGGAGTTGTGTCGTCTCTCGGGAAAGGCATCCTGTCCGCATCGCTCGGGTTGCTCCTCAAATCGCGAGGACTGCGGGTGGCGATACAGAAATTCGATCCCTATATCAACGTCGATCCCGGCACAATGTCGCCCTATCAGCACGGCGAGGTCTACGTGACCGACGACGGGGCGGAGACCGATCTCGATCTCGGCCATTACGAACGCTTTCTCGACGAACCGACATCGCAGGCCTCCAACCTCACCATGGGTCGCGTTTACAAGTCGGTGATCGACAAGGAGCGCCAGGGGGAATACCTCGGCGGAACGGTGCAAGTCGTACCGCATGTGATAGACGAGATCAAGGAGCGGATGAACGAACAGGCCCGAAACGGAAGTCTCGATGTGCTGATTACCGAAATCGGCGGAACCATCGGCGATATCGAATCCCTTCCTTTCCTCGAAGCCATGCGGCAGATGAAGCTGGAGCTCGGCCCGAGAAATCTCCTGAACATCCACCTGACGCTCGTACCCTATATCAAGGCTGCTTGCGAGCTCAAGACCAAGCCCACCCAGCATAGCGTCAAGATGCTGCTGGAAACCGGTATCCAGCCCGACATTCTGGTCTGCCGCAGTGAAAAGCCGCTTTCGCGCGAGATCAAGAACAAGGTCGGGCATTTCTGCAACCTTCACGAGTCTGACGTCATCGGGCTCAACGACTGCGATACCATTTACGGGGTGCCCCTGATGCTGCTTGCCGAACAGCTTGACAAGCGGGTGCTGAAAAAGCTCAACGTCAAGAAATACAAGGAGCCGGAGCTGGCCTACTGGCGTGATTTTATCAACAAGGTCAAGCATCCGACCGACGGCGAGGTGACGATCGCCATCTGCGGCAAGTATACCGAATACCCTGACGCTTACAAGTCGATCCTCGAGGCGTTCGTTCATGCCGGTGCGGTGAACAATGTCAGGGTCAATGTCCGGCTTGTCCGGGCAGAGGACGCCGAGGAGAACGGTCACGATGTCGACGATGCTCTCAAAGGGGTGCACGGCGTACTGGTCGCTCCCGGTTTCGGCGACCGGGGCATCGAAGGCAAGATCCGCTTCATTCAGTACGCCCGGGAAAACAATATCCCGTTCCTCGGGATATGCCTCGGTATGCAGTGCGCCTCGATCGAGTTCGCCAGAAACGTCTGCGATCTCACCGAAGCCAATTCGACCGAATTCAACAGGCGCTGCCGTCAGCCGGTGATCGACCTGATGGAACATCAGAAGAAGGTCAAGGAAAAGGGCGGAACCATGCGTCTCGGTAGCTATCCGTGTATCCTGAAGGAGGGCTCGAAGGCCTATCAGGCATACGGCAAGTTTCTCATCAATGAACGCCATCGCCACCGCTACGAGTTTAACAATGATTTCCGCGCCGCTTTCGAGGAACACGGCATGGTGTTCTCCGGTACCTCACCCAACGGCGAGCTTGTCGAGATCATCGAGCTCATGAACCATCGATGGTTCGTCGGCGTGCAGTTCCATCCGGAATACAAATCCCGCGTGCACAGCGTGCACGCTCTTTTCAAGGGTTTCGTCGGCGCAGCCAGGGAGTTCGCTCTCGGAGCCAGGCAACTTTCCTTCGAGCCGGGCCCGCTTCCGCTGGAGCAGCCTGTAAACGAAGATGCGGGATAG